A segment of the Malaclemys terrapin pileata isolate rMalTer1 chromosome 1, rMalTer1.hap1, whole genome shotgun sequence genome:
TgctgagaaacttttttttttttttttaaatcaaggaaaTTAAATGCCCCAAACCTtcattaacacagagttaaggttgcctggtgGCACCTCTTGTCCTTCCAGAATGTGGAGAGGGCtaaacttaaacctctgaaaaccagaaaatgaaaagTTGCAGTACACGCCACAGTGCATCCTTAATTTTGTCCTAATCACATATTAGCAATGTACTGTTGCAGATGCTACAGAACACTTAGAGACTGGAACATGTGAGCACTGTAGGATAAAGTTGAACAACACCTCTTTGCTTGAGCAAAACTTGAGTTTAGGTCAGGCGTAACAAACAGGAGCTGCCTACACTCAAACACTGTGCCCACTCCACACAAACCTCCTCAGACTTGCTATATCTTATCGTCCCTTTACTCTTGTGAACCTCTGCGCTCACTCGCTGACTCGCTCGCTCTCTTTCATCGCAGATCATCTTTGCAGATACAGAGTAGTACAGTGTCGCCATTCATTCCTGTCCATGGCTTGTTCCTTCATTAAACCCAGCCTGGTTGTGTCCCTGTGTATGATGTCCTGCAGTGTAGTAGGTCAGACTGATCTTGGTTATGTTTGCATTATTTTCGTTGTGATTATTCCATCACCTGTTGTTTTCAACAGTCTCTGCATCATCATAATCTTTTAGATTTATAGCCAGTCCTGTACTCTGATTTCACATCCTACTGTCCTTTTAACttcttggtttgttttaaaaatcattccATTTTACACCTGCCAGGTTTTGAAAAACTCTCGTCTGTACTGCCTCCAAccttttgtctttttaatttaatgcagttgcttccaccacttctcttggtaGCTTAACCTGTGCATCACCCTTATTTAacccagtggctattgccagttTATGGTAGCCAGAATTAAGTTTGTGTTGTGGGGGTACTTTAAGTCTTTTGCTAATTTTCAAAAGGTCAGCCACTCTCCGTTCTGGAAAGGCATGAGGCACtactgggcaaccttaattctgtgtTATGATGTTTTTGGGTAATTATAGTATCAATTCCCTTTTTAAACCATTTATAATGGGATTTTTTAttagaatgaaatattttatataatttctgTAAACCATGGTACAGTGCAAAAATAAAACACTCTATCTGcttcaaacaacaacaaaatgtctGTCCTACTTGTTGTGGATTGTACATGGTAAGATAGGAAGATGTGTTTCATATTGCTTGTTAGGCAGATAAATACATAGAATGGGATTGTTGTAGACACATTGGCACAGTGGTTTAATAATCTTCAAATTACTAATTCGGGGAGAGATTAGTAAAAGTACAAGTGGCAAGTAACCATTGTAGTATTAATTTAATTGGAATATAtaggcccaaagagtcaaaggtgttaacaagATCCTGTCATTGTCCAGTGTTAAACAAGGtgtggggtttggtatacagaaaACTCAACTTGCTTAGAACCATAGCAAACAGACCATTAGAAATCTTTTAAACACTTtaataaagatacagaaaagaaggaaaaacagttaaagcattggacatgtaaaatattaaataagactttcattttaacaacatcccttgttcccttttcctttagctgaCAAGAATATttagaagggggggaaaaaaccttgcTTAACAATCTCTTGGATGGTATTAAAGATGCTTATAAAGacatccttttggggaaaagagaaaattagcagagctgggctggagcctttGTTGGCGGTGATggtgttaaagtctgatcccatttcctagaagacaaatcAAGACAAACAtgcacaaaaggggagagaaaagaacagcagagagaaaatgcagcttctgcctggtggtgactctcacttgcaacctcactgctggaaaaacgcAGGCACAGGACATGATCTTTTCAGCCATTCAGAGATATGACAAACTCACTCCAGCATCAAGctatttagggcattgcttttagctgcctcttctGGCCATAGGTTTTCAGAATATACAGTGTTAGGCAGCTAAGCTAGATTCTTATTAATCAGAAGAcaaaaggagagaggaaagaaaataaattaagtgAGGAAGGAAAAGGATACATGGAatatggggaagagagagaaacttgCACATCCCACATAGTGTTTGGGGTAGAGCTGGAGCTGGTAGAGGGGATGGTATCATTATGGTCCTTCTTTCTGGTCTGGGTTCAGTCAGAACATCTTTCAGGACCAGGATTAAGAATGGCCAGGGTGGTAACCATGATGGTGAACTCGCTCCAGTAGCCAAATTttctcccaaagtctctttctttaatgaCCCCATAAAGGAATGATGGGTGTAATAGCCCTTCCCCTCATTATGTTGGCCACCATTTAGGCCCAGTTTCCGACAAACCAGTTTTGGTTCATTTATTTCCCATTCCGCGTTTTTCTTGTTTAGTAaacatgatcttaacacagtccttgaattatatcagcaggactttttgtttggactaatacaatctttctgtctcccttttataccttttcccatcaatatttgtcattataggttattgtgacatcttatgaatttTCATGCTGATTCCAGTGCTATTTCAGCCTCCTTTCACTTGTTTTATTAAGTTGCTTTTTAAATCTGAGGTCTCTCCCGCTGAGGTTTttgttcttcttctttttttttttttttttaaagataaagcaCCTCTGTCAAAGAGTCTTTTATTAGTCCCAAGTGCCCTGTCGGTTCTATTGACTCTGCTCTTCCAACATTATCAGAAGTTCTTCACATATAACCTACAAGCTGTAAAAGAGGATTTTCAGGTAAATTTTAATTCATTTATGtagaagggggaggggatttCTAAATATTAACTCTGTCCTCCTTGATTCCCCAGTGTATTTCTCCTGtagttctcccccccaccccccattgtcTTGGACTCTGGGCTTGTTTATTTTGGAAGTTAGTTTGTAATAagatagggtgtgaatttaaagcacaattGTTTAGCTAAACTGCACAAAGGCACTTTAGTtcagaataagtgtgtccaccTGGCTAGTTAGTTAACTGCTGTGCTAACTTCCtatgtaggcaagcccttaaaTCACCAATCTGTTACCATCACTACTCCCATTTAGGCCGTATCACCACCCATGAGAGATTTTTTTCACTTCTGCTAAAACAAACCATCAGAGTAGTTCTCATTTCCTTCTGCTGGGACGCTGATATTATTTCATCATCTGTCTTTCAACAGAGGAGAAGTGTGAGCCTTGTATAACTTGAGCATAAATTATGGCCATGTCTAACGCTACCACTTATGTCTGCAAAATTTGTGTCGCTCAGGGGCGTGAACCCCCTCTCGCCCTCCGAGCAACATAATTTTTGCTGGCATAAGgggtagtgtgcacagcactatgtttccaggagagcttctcccgccaacatactACTGCCGCTCATTGAGagggttttattatgtcgacagaagagctctctcccgtcagcatagaccggctacatgagagatcttacaaAAGTGCCGCTGCATTGGTAcatctgtgccactgtaagcttgcTAGGGTAGACATGGACAAGCACATTTAATAGAATATGATTTTTTGATGTGAATAGGAATAATTTTGTTGTGTTCATAAATTTATTTTGTGGTGGAAGGGAGTATTATAATCATCTCGCCTGatctgcataacacaggacatagatTTTCACCCAGAGATTCGTGCATCTAGCCCAATAACTTGAGCATCATTTTTAGAAAGACACAAAATCTCATTGTAAAGATTCCAAATAAGGGAGAATTTGCCATGTGCCTGAGTAGTCTGCTCCattggctaattaccctcacagtaAAAAAATTGcaacttatttccagtttgaacttgGTTGCCTTCAGCTTCCAGGAATTGAATCTTGTGATGTCTTTGTCTGCTTAATTAAAGAGCCTTCTAGTATCAATATTAATCTTCAATACAAtattctgtattttaaataacATTACTGTAAAGTGCTCTTCATTTTTGGAGGCTGCATACCATTGTTCAGCAGAAAAGAGCTAACAAGTGACTCTTACTATCTTCCCCAAATGTGTTAGTCTTCAGACCCTAAAAGGTAAACTGAAAAGCCCCCAAAACCAGTGCTCTTGACTGGTTCTTTATGCTACATAAAAACTGTCTCAAaggacttttgtttgtttttgtttagtccCAGTATTTTCTGAttgttttttaagttaaaaatactAGGTTGTCACTgtcctgttctcccccccccctccccccaccggagGTTTTCCAAAGAGTTTTGAGAGACCTGAACAGTAGTTTCACATGAGATTATAACTTAGTTATCCTTCCCCGCTACCCCAAATcccactctgggcaggaggaggagctgataAGATTCCTTATGCCATTGCTGTTTTCagcctggtctgcacttaaaatttatgttgacatagctacagcgGTCAGGGGTTAGAAAAATCCACATAGCCATAGCTATACCAACATAACCCTCAGTTTAAATGCAACTAGGTTGATGAAAGAACTTGGGGAGGTAAAGTTTCTACAGCAATGGAAACCACTCTTCCATCGTTGTTGGTTGCATTTATGCTATGCCATAGATATGCTGCTATAGTCCCTGAATTATAGACATGGCCTCTTGAGGGAAGGGAGAGCTTCATCCCAGCAGCTCAGATTACAGCTTCATGTAATACTATTCAGGTCTTCCAAATATCTCATTAAGGTCCTATGTAAAAAGAGGGAAATGAGGACCTGATGTTTCTGATAGTTCAAATATAGGAATCAAGCAGAATAAAAAATTGGAGAAAAAGTTTTTTACATTATAAAGAACAGTAAGGGCAAACCCATATTTTGTTTAACTTTTGCTCTGCAGTTCATCTTAAAGGGAGTCCTAAAATCACTTGATCTTCTTTATGCTGCTGAAAAATGGTTAATGGTAGCAGTTCCCTGTTGAAGGGAACCATCTTTTTCTGTTATCAGTGCTGCTATATGCAAGTATCTGTGGAAAGCACGGTATATTAGTATTTGTAAATGTGAACTATTGAAGATGAATTGATTTGATTTGAATGGTAAgatagtttaaaaaagaaaatcttacttggaaatgttttatttttttaaacaaactttctAATATCTACTAATCACTTTAGAAAAATGATTACAGATATATGTGGACCACTCTATTTACTCTGAATATTGTCACTAAATGTTTCCTCCTCTTTTGTATTATGTTAAACCTGAACACACATCCCCTGAAGAATTTCTGTGAAGGATGGGAGAGAATTAAATATCTTGGTGCTTTTATATTCTAGATTTGGAGACTTGTATTTGGGAGAACAGTATGTCTTGATCTGAAAGATACATTCTGCAGTAGTTTGCTCATTTATAACTTTAGGATATTTGAAAGAAGATATGGCAGCCGAAAATTTTCAGTAAGTGTCACTTCTATCATTTTCAATACCCAAAACGATTGCTAAAACCTCTGGTCTCACAATATTGTCAGATATTTACATTGTTGTAGTCTTTTTGGATAAATACTTTGTTTCATATCCTGTATGctaaccaatttttttaaatggcatgttTGATTTTAAAGATTATGTTAAGGTTTATTCTTAATTGAGATTTTATTTCCAttaatcaaaatgtatttttaattggtATTTTTACCCATAAATCACAATTGAATAATCAAAgaacatttttagcttttttcaTTTAATAAGTAATGGCTCaagccaaaagaaaaaatgttggtAGGCTACAGCAAGTTTTATGTGGTCCATGAAAGTGAATTTTATTGAACAATCCAATTCTTTATAGTTCTTTAAGATGAGAAAGACTGGGCTGGTAAACTTATGTTGTAAAATTGTACTGTAATGTCCAAGGAAATAAACTTGAGCTTAATTGAACTATTAAAATGGACTTTTTCAACTTTAAACATTAGAGTTTCTGCCTCAGAGATTTATATCATTCATATGTTTATTCTTATAGAATTAACTAGCTCCAgttaaattaattaattcatgtttgggacctatctgttttgttttttccttttcagtcCTTTTTATTGGGCTCCTGGATGCTGTCAGCTTTGTTTGATCTTCTCCTTGTAGAGGTTATGCAATATGCATTTGGCATCACCATCAGTAGTTTGCCTTCTGGATTGTAAGTAGTTCTTAATGGGCTTGGCTTTGTCTTAGATACAATTTCAAGGGATTACTTAGCACAGATTTGAGTAAAATAACCTACTAATGTAACCCTTTAAATGCAATATATCCTttttgacataaaatgtaaatgttCTTGGCATGAATATTCATTTGTATAACACTACTTTCCAAATATGACCTGTAGTAGAGTTGAAATATTTTTAGTATTACACTTCCACTTTGTGATGACTTTCAGTTCCACAACATTGTCTTTTTCTCTGTCTTGGAGTAACTGAAAGGAGTTACCTTGCAGTGCTGGCATCTTTTAAGCTTTACCCAGTACAGTGTTCCTGAATATATGTTTTGATTTCACACTCTTTTAAGTGTTAACTATCCTGCTGAAAGCACAAAACTAATGTTACTGtaactcactttttaaaatatgcaaaactATATGCATTTCATACTGGAAGGTACTTCATTAGTTCACATTTCAAAACTCTGAGTTTTATAGGACATCGTGTCTGTATGTATTGCATTTCATATTTGAAGAGTGAAGTGTTTAAAAATTAAGGTTCTTCAGGAGCTCAGTTTCAAATAAGCTGCTTTTGAGATTTGTAGAATAAAAAGAACATAGAAAACTAGATGGCTAACTGAGTATTTGCATTTAGGTTTATGCTTTAGTGTGGTCAACCTCACATAGTCAGGGGTTTCCATATGCTGCATGGTCTTTGGTATTAAGAAAAGATTTTATACACACTGTTTTCTAATGTCAAATGTAAGGGCTTTCGGTTTCTGATCCTTAGTGTATCTGATGGAAAAAACATtagacattctcataagcatgTGGAAAGTTATACTGTAGTTAgcctaattaaaaaaatgtttttgttagaCTTTCTAAGGTTAGCTATTATAAGAGTCTTGTAGTGTGTCAGTATTCGGAAAGATTAGAGGTGGGACGTACATTATTTGTATGTCTGTATAAACTAAATCCATTATTCAGGAACGAAGTATATACTATCTGTTTAAGCTTTGGAGTATTCCAGACATTAGTAATGTTGTATATTATACTTACAGGAAATAATTAACAATTTGAATAATTTATCTCTTCTACTATTCAGTGtactttttatttataattacagaATTTCATTAGTTTTAGGGTGTCAAAATACTGCTACATAAAAGAGATTTTATGTAAACCAAATGTAAATATCAGTTAAACTTTAGCTTCAGTTCATGTTTTTGTTCTCCTGGAAAAAGCTGAACTTATGAATATAATAGATACTTTGATTTCATATACTATCTGGCATGGAAATATAAAATCTTAATGCATCATATATAAGCAGATGTGTTAACTAGTGGTCACACTGAAATTCTGCATGTGCTTTATTTAAAGTGTATATACACTAGCATGGACAATGACTTTTTTACACTGGGAAATATTTACATTTGATTGAGAGGCAGTACATCACGGACAATATATTTATTTGCCTACTTCACCCAGATGGTAGATCATAAATATCTTAGTTCTCCTGGATTTACTATGAAAAATGTAAAACACATTGAtgaaacattaatattttaagtCTTTGGTATTCCACTTGTCCCACAATTATGCTACCACAGATCTAATGTGTCCCAATATTGCCAACTCCAGAGCATTCTTGAATACAACCAAGTTGAAATGTCAAAACTTCAGTGAAAGTCACTTGGCCCCATTATAAGAATCTTCTGATTTTGTTTATATCATTTCACTGTTTATATTACTTAGTGACCTTAAACTCCCAGATCGAAAACTCTTCCTGCGCACGCTTCGAAGATAGTTGCGATAAAGCATGACACTGATGACTCTAGCCTGAAATTGTTTAGAAACAATATAGTACAGAATAACATCTAAGCATGTACTGAGATTCATGAGAAAGGTGGTAAAGGCTGCCCATGGATTGTAACTCTGGTCTTCGTCTTGCAGCATCAGGAAGGCAAAACAGATGTGGAAGGGCACAAAGCAGACAAGCACTTGCACAATCAGAGTAACTATAATTTTTATGGATCTTTCCTTAGCTTTGGGTTTCAGTTTGGAAGTCCTGCCATGGACAAAATGGTAAATAATCACTAGATAGCATCCAATCATGATAAACAGGggaatcaagaaaaaaaaaatcaaacgagAAAAATTTAACATATTGACTTCCTTTAGATGGATGATATCAAGCATCTTCATGCAGGTAGTAAAATTTGAGGTTTTATCTGGATCCGAATATAAAAATAGCAAAGGGGACGTCGATGCCAGGGTCATTATCCAGATACCAATGCAAGCTAGCAGAGCTTTCCTTGTATTCCTAAGTTCTTTGACGTGTTTGGGCTGGACAATGGCCATATATCTATCGACACTTATAAAAGCAAGCAGCCACAGAGCAATGCTTGGATAAAACACAGTGAAAGCACCAAGAATCCGACAGAATATATCTCCAAATGGCCAAGCTTCTTTTCCATAGTAGGTTATCCGAAAAGGTAcggaaaatataaaaattaagtcAAGGAATGCGACATTCATCATATAGACTGTTATAGTTGTTCTTTTCTTGGTGGTGCAGCTGAAGACCCATAGTGCAGTGATGTTCACTAGCAATCCAATTATGAATATAAAACTATAAAAGACAAGTGATGCAATCCTGTACTCTTCTGGGTGCAAGTTTCCTGGCATAATGTTTTGACTTTGATTgtgtttattcatttttttctcctcttaaaACATGATCCCTAAAAACAAATGAAGTAAATAATGAGAAATGAAATTACAATCAAAATTAGAGTTGGATATTTGTATAGAAGCAAAACAGGTAGTTCTTATTTCTTGaccacaattatttttaaaacacatttaaaaataattgcagtCAAGAAATAAAAAGACATTATTGTAACTCCCAAAACATGCTAGGCTTACTTTGTCTATAGACATAATGTCTACCCCAAAGATATTACATATATGTAGTATCAAACTTGTAGGGCACGATGTgttatttaataattaaaatataattataggtgctttttttaaaataacgaATTAAAAATGTGTCTTGTAAAAGGATTTCCTAAATATAATGAAAAAATGTGAAGTCCGGGATTTCTGAATGTAGTTATgtttggctttttgtttgtttgtattattgtagcatctaGCAGTCCCAGCCAGAGACCAAACccatgctatacaaacacagaacaaaaagacagtccctgccctaatgaGCTTACAGTATCCGAAGTTTGCTGTTTTAAATAGTTGCAAATTAAACAGAACTCTTCTACTTGTCCTTAAATTTTGTAAGTAGCCTTTTCTAAAGAATATACTCCTCGATAGTATATTTGTATTGAAAATAACCAAAACTGAGTAATAAAAAGAATAATTAAACATGAAATTTAGTGTAGTTCCTATACACAAGGAAAAATATCAGTTGTGAATCTTAGGCACAAACTGCATAGTTCCCAATAGAACATATGTACAGTGTTGCATATGAGAGGCATGAAAAGAAGACAAAGGTATCTTCATAGCTACTTAGACTCTAAGTATAGTATCCATATCCAGGGTTTGAAAAATGTTTGCCAGATACATACTAGTGAGAGGACTACAtttataacttttattttaatacaaaaattcGCAGTGGAGAATGAACCACGCAAACTTCACAACCGTGTCCTTATGAGAAGCTGCTGGGCAAAGGGTCGGCATTTTTTGTATCAGCCTCTTTGTCATAAGTGTTTTGAAAACTGAAGTTTCATCCTGCTACCTCAGCTGCTGAAAGAGAACAAGaagctttctctctttctccacccTACTTTGGTGCAGTGGTCTACTATGTGACTTCCTTAACCTCTTGGTGTTCCTGTGCTACagtacccctcccccagcttcctAAAAGGAAAGAAGAATGTGTTCCTGCAGCCTCCTGGCTGCTTTGTGTATGGCAGAGTTCTCTTTTACTCGACCCTTGACCCAGCTTCCTGGCACttctgtgtgggaggggagaggtgggatCACTGCTACTTTATTCCTCCCGTAGGTAGGTGGGTAGGTGGGTGGGATCTCCTTACCCGCAATAATTGAATAGTTCCCAGTTCCTGAGCGATACTGCTCGTGGTTTTCCCAAGCAGCAGCGAATGCGATATCCATGAGGTCAGTGGACATTTTAGGCTTGTAAGTGAGGAAAGGACATTTTCCATTTTAGGCTTGTAAGTGAAGAAAGCATTTAAAGAGTAACTTAGTTCACTGTTactctctgtattttttttatcttttcacTGTAATGTCTGCCATCTACTTTACTTACTAATACAGAGCTTCCAGATTAGACCCGTGGTTTGTTTAGTCCAGTATTCTGGCTGGGCTAAATGACTAGTTACAGATGCTTTTGAGGAGAGTACCCCTCTATTGAACAATAATGGCATGATGTCTATatgggaaatttcttcctaatcTCTGTCAGTTAGGATTAACTTCTGCCTTGAAATGTGAGGTTTTATATCTCTtactttttgttgctgttctataTAATGGAACTGTAGTTTATTTCATTAGTAcacataaatgtctaatcctatACTCTTGATCTGAATTAAGTTTTCTCATTTATACAAAATGTTCCTGATTCTCTGAGGATGATTTAGTCATTAAAGTGAAAATGTTAGTATAAGGGCAATAAAGTAAAATGGACTATTACACTTGGAATGGAAAAAATATGGAGTGTATTATAGTGACAAGGAAGGAGATTTGGAGGGAGATTCAGAAATGCCTCTGAAGTGGTCAGCCCAGAGGATGGGTCAAattaaaagtaatatttttaaaagatattgagGCACATTAAAGGAAGGATGGGCCACATCCCAAAAGTGGGATTCTGTTAATGTGCAGCATAGTGATGAAAACTTATCTAACAATCAGTTCAATTTTGATCATGTTTTCATAAAGATATTTTTTCTAAGAAGTTACAAAAAAAAGTATGACAAAAATTTTGTTAATAAAATACCATAAGTATAACTATGAATCAGTATTATGGGAAATGTACAAACATGGAACTGACCCCCCAAAACACTCCCAACAACAGTTATATTTGTCACCATATCCAATACCATCATTTTTCTACCTAGAGAACATTGTTTTAGGCATTGTTTTAGGCAGTATGTATCTTCAAAACTTTTCATTCCTTCTTTCTCTTTATGGGTTTTAGATTTCTCTTTGTAGTGATTAAGTGCTTGTGATATAATGTATTACTTCTGAGCTCctacaccattttttttttttaataagtgttgAAGACCTAATTCCCAACCTTATTTGGTTTAAAATGGGTGTCAGGAATCTGGCATGTAGATGCTACACAGGTAAAAAATACCTAGGTatattggggatggggggggggggaggggatggggaggtttGATGTATAAATAAATGCAACTATGACTGAAATCAAACCATTGCTGCATGCATGGATATCCATTAATACCAATGAGAGAGCAGCATATGTGGGTCTTCATTGTGTGCATCTGAGCTGAGAATTTTGCCCCGATTACTATATTTAGTGATGGGAATATTTAGCTGTTTAAATTGAATAAGTGGATTTATCAAAAGGTCTTAAAGGGGGCACTGGTTT
Coding sequences within it:
- the GPR18 gene encoding N-arachidonyl glycine receptor: MNKHNQSQNIMPGNLHPEEYRIASLVFYSFIFIIGLLVNITALWVFSCTTKKRTTITVYMMNVAFLDLIFIFSVPFRITYYGKEAWPFGDIFCRILGAFTVFYPSIALWLLAFISVDRYMAIVQPKHVKELRNTRKALLACIGIWIMTLASTSPLLFLYSDPDKTSNFTTCMKMLDIIHLKEVNMLNFSRLIFFFLIPLFIMIGCYLVIIYHFVHGRTSKLKPKAKERSIKIIVTLIVQVLVCFVPFHICFAFLMLQDEDQSYNPWAAFTTFLMNLSTCLDVILYYIVSKQFQARVISVMLYRNYLRSVRRKSFRSGSLRSLSNINSEMI